DNA sequence from the Streptomyces sp. NBC_01497 genome:
CGACGCCGGCAGCATCGAACAGGGCATGCTGGCCGACCTGACGACCGTCGCCCTCGACTCCGTCAGAACCGCGGGGCCACGGGCCAGGCTCGGCGCGGAGACCGCGGTATTCGCCGCGTCAGCGGCCGACGTGCGGCATACCGTGGTGGCCGGACGCCATGTCGTACAGGACGGGGTGCACACCCTCGTACCCGACGTGCCCACCGCGCTCGCCGAGGCGATCGCCGTCCTGCGCTCCTGAGCACCGACGACTCCGGGCGCGGGCCCGGTTCCGTACCCGCCTCCGGGTCGCTTCCCCCACCGGGCGCGACGCCGCGGCTCCCCGGACCCCTCCGGGCCCTGCCGGGCACGCCGCGCCGGCGGGCCGCGGCCCCCAGGGCCCGACCGCCATCACCCGAGCGTCCCAGGAAGGAAGACAGCACCGCGATGACGACACTCGTCACCCACATCGCAAGCCTGGTCACCAACGATCCCTCCCTCGGATCGGGGCCGCCCCGCTCCCGCACATCCGGGAGCGGGGAAGGAGATCCCCTCGGTCTGATCCAGGACGCGGCCGTCGTCATCGACGGCGACCGCATCGCCTGGGTCGGTGAGTCAAGCAAAGCACCCGCCACTGACAACCGGGTCGACGCCGAGGGCCGGGCAGGTATCCCCGGGTTCGTGGACTCCCACTCCCACCTGGTCTTCGCCGGTGACCGCACCGCCGAGTTCAACGCCCGCATGTCCGGCCGCCCCTACTCGGCCGGGGGCATCCGCACCACGGTCGCCGCGACCCGCGCCGCCGACGACGCCGAACTCGCGGCGAACCTCGACCGCTACCTCGCCGAGGCCCTGCGCCAGGGCACCACGACCATGGAGACCAAGTCCGGCTACGGCCTGACGGCCGCCGACGAGTCCCGTGCGCTGCGTATCGCCGCGGCCAGGACCGACGACGTCACCTACCTCGGCGCGCACATCGTCGCTCCCGAGTACGCGGACGACCCCGCCGCCTACGTCGACCTCGTCACCGGCCCGATGCTCGACGCCTGCGCGCCGCACGCCCGCTGGGTCGACGTCTTCTGCGAGCGGGGCGCCTTCGACGCGGACCAGGCCCGCGCGGTCCTCGCCGCCGGAATGAAGAAGGGGCTGCTGCCCCGGGTCCACGCCAACCAGCTCTCGTACGGTCCCGGTGTCCAACTTGCCGTGGAACTCGGCGCCGCGTCCGCCGACCACTGCACCCACCTCACGGACGCCGACATCGACGCGCTCGCGCAGAGCGACACCGTCGCGACGCTGCTGCCGGGCGCCGAGTTCTCCACCCGCGCCAAGTGGCCCGACGCCCGCCGCCTCCTGGACGCCGGCGTCACGGTGGCGCTTGCCTCCGACTGCAACCCGGGCTCCTCGTTCACCTCGTCCGTCCCCTTCTGTATCGCACTGGCCGTGCGGGACATGGGGATGACGCCCGACGAAGCGGTTCTGGCCGCCACCGCCGGCGGCGCGGCCGCTCTCCGGCGCACCGATGTCGGCCGCCTCAGCGTCGGCGCCCGCGCGGACCTCGTACTTCTCGACGCCCCGAGCCATGTGCACCTGGCGTACCGGCCGGGTGTGCCGCTGGTGTCCGCCGTCTGGAAGTCCGGACGGCGGGAAGTGTGACCTGACGGCGTCTCAGGACGGGGGCGACCGCCTCAGCCGAACGTGATGACGCCGCGCCCGTGGGAGGTGTGGGCGTCCATGGCGTCCAGCACCGGGGGAACAGCGTCCAGGCCCACCACGTGGCATCGGGCAGGATGGTGTGCCGCGCGGAGGAGCCGGGAGCGTCCCGGAGGCCGTGCGGCGGACCCGGGGGCGGGGCCATGACGTGCAGCCGGAAGAGCACCATCGGCTGGGCGTTGGGCGCCAGGGGGTCATGGGCGTAGCCGCATCGAGCCTTAATGGGATCGAAGTCCTGTCAGTCGGCTTCCCGTCGTTCCTCTTCGGGCCTGTGCCGCACAACAGTTGACCCGTACACCCCTCGCGTCCCATCCGTCCCACTCGAAAGGCGGAGCCCTGTCCCCTGCGGATTTGGGCCGGTAACGTCCTGTTCCGCATGCGGGCGCCGCGGGGAAGGTGGGCCCGCGGGGGGAATGGGGCGACAGCCCCGCGACCGGGGGGTCGAGTTGAGCGTTGTACGCGGTGCTGTGCGTATACGGGTGGTCGCGCCGGGGGAGCTGGGCGAGGGCGACCTCGACGCGTGGCGTGCCTTACGGGCGAAGTCGGGGGCTCCCATGAATCCGTTCATGGAGCCCGAGTTCAGCCGCGCCGTGGGCCGGGTGCGGCCGGCGGCGCGGGTCGCGGTGATCACGGAAGGGCCGGAGGGCACCGAAGGAACGGGAGTTCCGGGCGTGGCCGCCGAGGCCGCCGGATTCTTTCCCTACGAGACCGGACCGCTGGGCCACGGCAGGGCGATCGGCCTCGGCGTGTCCGACAGCCAGGGTGCGGTTCTGCGGCCGGGCCTGTCGCTCACCGCCCGGGATCTGATGCGCGCGTGCTCACTGTCGGCCTGGGAGTTCGACAACCTCGAAGACGGTCAGACGCCCTTCGTGCCCCAGGCGGCGGAGGAGTTCGACTCGCCGATCGTGGACGTGGGGGAGGGCTTCGAGGCGTACGAGGCGGGGCTGCGCGAACGGTCGCCGAAGTTTTACCGGACGACCACGGCCAAGGAACGCAGGCTGGGGCGGCAGGTGGGCGAGGTCCGGTTCGTCTTCGACGAGCGCGATCCGGCCGCACTGGCACAGCTCATGGAGTGGAAGTCGGCGCAGTACCGGCGCACGGGCCGCCGCGACCGGTTCGCCAAGGACTGGATCCGCGACCTGGTGCACCTGCTGGCCGAGACGCGCAGCCCGGGCTGCTCCGGCGTGCTGAGCGTGCTGTACGTGGGTGACCGGCCGGTCGCCGCGCACTTCGGCCTGCGCTCGCGGTCCGTACTGTCGTGCTGGTTCCCCGCGTACGAGACGGAGTTCGCGAAGTACTCCCCCGGTCTCATCCTCCACCTGCGGATGGCGGAGGCGGCGGCGGCCGAGGGCATCGGGATGCTCGACCTCGGCCGGGGAGCCGCGGAGTACAAGGACTCGCTCAAGACGGGCGCGCTGAAGGTCTACGAGGGATCGGCGGTGCGCCCGGGGGCGCGTGCCGCCCTGTACCGGCTGAGCAGGGAGCCCTCCAGGCGGGCCCACAGCTTCGTCAGGACCAGGCCCCGGCTCGCCTCCTTCGCCCAGAGCACGCTGAACCAGGTGGGCAGGATCCGCGATCGCTGACGGACGTCCCGACGGCGCGCGAACCGAGGTGAGGGCCTTCGATGGGTCGAGAACAGCGCGTGACCAAGGGGCCGAAGCTCCGTACGGGTACGGCGGCAGGACCAGCACCCGGCGCATCGGCACCGCACGTGAGGAGCGCCGCCGGTGCGTGTCGCGCCTACGGCGCGATACGCACTCCCCACGCGATTCGCACGGACAGCACGGACAGCACGGACAGCACGGACAGCACGGAGAGAACGAACAGCACGAACGGAACAAACAGTACGAACGGCACGGGCGGAACGAACAGTGCGGAGAACCAGAACCCGCAGCCGGCACGCCCAGCACGTCCAGCACAGCCGGCACTTTCAGCGCCGTACCAAGGGGGGACCATGCCGTACCGGGATCTGCCGCCGCAGTTACCACCTCGTGCCGGGCGCGCCTCGCGCGAGCACGACGCGGTGAACACGGGTGCGGCGGCGGCGTCGCGGCCCTCCGCGATCGCCGTCGTCGACCTCGATCTGGCGGCCCCGGGCGGGCCTGTGCTCTCCTGCACGCCGGCGCCGGGGGGCCCCGAGCCACTTCCGGGCGGTGACGTGTACGCGCTGGTCCGCCTGCGGGGCAGACCGGTCGGCACGGTACGTGTGCGCGTCCCGGCGGACGGGGATCCGGCCGAGGCGCTCGTCGCCGCCCACCGCGCCGGCCACCGCGGCGAGGAGGCCGCGACGGCGGGTGCCGCCGCGCCGGGGACGGCGGGAATAGCGCCGCGAACGACCGTCGTCGTCGCCACGCGCGAGCGTGCGGGCCGTCTCGCGCGCGCCCTCACCTCGCTCCTCGCGCAGGACCATCCGGACTTCCGGGTCCTCGTGGTGGACAACGCACCGACCACCACCGCCACCCACGACCTCGTGACGGGGTCGTTCGCCGGACGCGTCGACTATGTGCGGGAACCCGTCCCGGGGCTCGCGACCGCACACAACCGGGGCCTCGCGAGTGTCCCGCAGGACACGGAGGTCGTCGCGTTCACCGACGACGACGTCGTGGCCGATCCGCACTGGCTCACGGCCCTGACCGTGCCGTTCACGACGGATCCGCGCCTCGGCTGTGCGACGGGCCTCATCCTGCCGGCGCGGCTGGGCACTCCCGCCCAGATCCTCCTGGAGAGCCACGGCGGCTTCGCCAAGGGGTTCACACCCCGGCTCTACGATCCGGCGCGACCGCCCGCCGACGAGCCGCTGTTCCCGTTCACGGCCGGCAGCTTCGGTTCCGGCGCCAACATGGCCTTCCGTACGGGCGCGCTGCGTTCGGTCGGCGGCTTCGACCCGGCCACCGGCACGGGCACACCCGCGCGGGGCGGTGACGACCTGTACGGGTTCGTCAGGGTCCTCGGCGCGGGACACCGGTTGCTGTACACGCCGGACGCGCTCGTGTGGCACCACCACCGGGAGACCTGGCAGGACCTCAGGAACCAGGCGTACGGGTACGGGGCCGGTCTGACGGCGTATCTCACCGCTGTCCTCGTGCGGCAGCCGGCGCTGCTGCCCTCGCTGCTCCGCAGGCTCCCGCGCGGACTGGCGCACGCCCGCGCGATCACGGCGCACCGGCCGGAGGCCGTCGCGAGCGTGACGACCGGCCCGGGGGAGCCCGACGGGCCCGGCGCACCGGCGGCGCCCGGTGCGCACGGGGCACAGGGACACCCGTGGCCCCGCTCACTGTCCCGGCTCGAACGCCGGGGCATGCTCTACGGGCCCCTCGGCTACCTCACGGCGCGCGTGGCGCGGCGCGGGGGGCGGCGGTCGTGACAGTCGTTCCGGTCCTCCTGTACCACGCCGTGATGGCCGACCCGCCCGACTGGATCGCCGAGTTCACCGTCGATCCGGGGATGTTCGCGGCCCAGCTGGACGCCGTGGTGGCGAGCGGCCGCACACCGCTCACCGTGGGCGCGTTCGCGGACGGGCTCGCGGGACGCGGGGAGCTTCCCGCCAGGCCCGTCGTGCTGACCTTCGACGACGGCTTCGCCGACCTGCCGGGGCCGACGGCGGAACTCCTGGCGAAGCGCTCACTCCCGGCCACCGCGTATCTCACGACGGGCGCGGTGACACCGGGCCGCGGCAGTCTGCTCCCGCCGGCGCCGATGATGTCCCTCGCGCAGGCGGCCGGGCTGGAGAAGTACGGGATCGAGGTCGGCGCCCACACCGTCACGCATCCCCAGCTCGACACCCTCTCCGCGAGCGAACTCCGCCGCGAACTGCGCGAGTCGAAGGATGCCCTTCAGGACGCCCTCGGACACGCGGTGGATCACCTCGCCTACCCGCACGGCTACAACAGCCGCGCGGTGCGGGCCGCCGCAGCGGCCGCCGGATACGCGTCCGCGGTCGCCGTTCGGCACGCGCTGAGTTCGATGGCCGACGAGCCGTTGCGGATAGCGCGGCTCATCCTGCGCCGGTCGCACACGGCGAGGGACGTTGCCGCGTGGATGGCAGGGGAGGGTGCCAGGGTGGCGCCGTTCCCCGACGCGCCCAGGACCGTCGGCTGGCGGCTCTACCGCCGGGCCCGCGCGCGGGTGCGCGGACCGGAGTTCGCGGGGTAGCGGGCGGGGACGAGGCACG
Encoded proteins:
- the hutI gene encoding imidazolonepropionase — encoded protein: MTTLVTHIASLVTNDPSLGSGPPRSRTSGSGEGDPLGLIQDAAVVIDGDRIAWVGESSKAPATDNRVDAEGRAGIPGFVDSHSHLVFAGDRTAEFNARMSGRPYSAGGIRTTVAATRAADDAELAANLDRYLAEALRQGTTTMETKSGYGLTAADESRALRIAAARTDDVTYLGAHIVAPEYADDPAAYVDLVTGPMLDACAPHARWVDVFCERGAFDADQARAVLAAGMKKGLLPRVHANQLSYGPGVQLAVELGAASADHCTHLTDADIDALAQSDTVATLLPGAEFSTRAKWPDARRLLDAGVTVALASDCNPGSSFTSSVPFCIALAVRDMGMTPDEAVLAATAGGAAALRRTDVGRLSVGARADLVLLDAPSHVHLAYRPGVPLVSAVWKSGRREV
- a CDS encoding GNAT family N-acetyltransferase, whose amino-acid sequence is MRIRVVAPGELGEGDLDAWRALRAKSGAPMNPFMEPEFSRAVGRVRPAARVAVITEGPEGTEGTGVPGVAAEAAGFFPYETGPLGHGRAIGLGVSDSQGAVLRPGLSLTARDLMRACSLSAWEFDNLEDGQTPFVPQAAEEFDSPIVDVGEGFEAYEAGLRERSPKFYRTTTAKERRLGRQVGEVRFVFDERDPAALAQLMEWKSAQYRRTGRRDRFAKDWIRDLVHLLAETRSPGCSGVLSVLYVGDRPVAAHFGLRSRSVLSCWFPAYETEFAKYSPGLILHLRMAEAAAAEGIGMLDLGRGAAEYKDSLKTGALKVYEGSAVRPGARAALYRLSREPSRRAHSFVRTRPRLASFAQSTLNQVGRIRDR
- a CDS encoding glycosyltransferase family 2 protein; its protein translation is MPYRDLPPQLPPRAGRASREHDAVNTGAAAASRPSAIAVVDLDLAAPGGPVLSCTPAPGGPEPLPGGDVYALVRLRGRPVGTVRVRVPADGDPAEALVAAHRAGHRGEEAATAGAAAPGTAGIAPRTTVVVATRERAGRLARALTSLLAQDHPDFRVLVVDNAPTTTATHDLVTGSFAGRVDYVREPVPGLATAHNRGLASVPQDTEVVAFTDDDVVADPHWLTALTVPFTTDPRLGCATGLILPARLGTPAQILLESHGGFAKGFTPRLYDPARPPADEPLFPFTAGSFGSGANMAFRTGALRSVGGFDPATGTGTPARGGDDLYGFVRVLGAGHRLLYTPDALVWHHHRETWQDLRNQAYGYGAGLTAYLTAVLVRQPALLPSLLRRLPRGLAHARAITAHRPEAVASVTTGPGEPDGPGAPAAPGAHGAQGHPWPRSLSRLERRGMLYGPLGYLTARVARRGGRRS
- a CDS encoding polysaccharide deacetylase family protein, producing the protein MADPPDWIAEFTVDPGMFAAQLDAVVASGRTPLTVGAFADGLAGRGELPARPVVLTFDDGFADLPGPTAELLAKRSLPATAYLTTGAVTPGRGSLLPPAPMMSLAQAAGLEKYGIEVGAHTVTHPQLDTLSASELRRELRESKDALQDALGHAVDHLAYPHGYNSRAVRAAAAAAGYASAVAVRHALSSMADEPLRIARLILRRSHTARDVAAWMAGEGARVAPFPDAPRTVGWRLYRRARARVRGPEFAG